The genomic region GGGTCATGCGCCCGGGCGAGACCGTCGAGGTCGCCGGCTACAGCTATCGCTTCGAGGAGGTGCGCGAACTGCGCGGCCCCAACTACTTCAGCGAGGTCGGCCGCTTCACGGTCACCCGCGACGGCGAGTCTGTCGCCGAGCTGACCCCGGAGAAGCGCTTCTATCCGGTTCAGCAGATGCCGACCACCGAGGCGGCGATCCACACCACCGGTGTCTCCGACCTCTACGCAGTGATCGGCGATTCCGACGGCCAGGGCGGCTGGACGGTGCGGATCTACCACGAACCGCTGGTGCCCTGGCTCTGGGCCGGCGCCCTGCTGATGGTGCTCGGCGGCTGCATCTCGCTCAGCGACCGCCGCCTCCGGGTCGGCGCGCCGCGCCGGCGGACCGCCCCCGCCGCGGCCGCCGCCACGGCGTCCTGAGGGCCGCCGGAATGCGCAAGCGGGTCCTCCTGCTGCTACCGATCGCGGTTTTCGCGGTCCTGGTCGGTGCCTTCGTCTGGGGCCTGGCACCCGACCGCGATCCGCGCCGGGTGCCCTCGGCGATGGTCGACAAGCCGGCGCCGGACTTCGACCTGCCCTCGGTCACTGGCCTGGAGATTCCGGGCCTGAAGACCGGCGACCTGAACGGCCAGGTCACCCTGGTCAACTTCTTCGCCTCCTGGTGCATCCCTTGCCGGGTCGAGCATCCGTTGTGGATGGACCTGGCTGCCCAGGGCGAGCTCAACCTGGTCGCCATCAACTACCGGGACAAGCCGGCCGACGCGGTCGCCTGGCTGGCCGAACTCGGCAACCCCTACAGCCGGATCGGCGCCGACCTCAACGCCCGGACCGGCATCGACTGGGGCGTCTCGGGGGTGCCCGAGACCTACGTGATCGATCGCGAGGGGCGGATCCGCTATCAGCACATCGGGCCGATGCAGCTCCAAGACTACGAGGAAACCATCCGGCCCCTGATCGAGGATCTCAAGCCATGACCCGCCTCGTCGTTCCACCGCTCTTGCCCGGTCTGCTGGCGGCCCTGGCGATCCTGGCCTTCGCCCTGGCCGCCGCGGCGGTGGAGCCGGACGAGATCCTCGACGATCCGGCGCTGGAGAGCCGGGCCCGCGAGCTTTCCAAGGGCATCCGCT from Kiloniellales bacterium harbors:
- a CDS encoding DsbE family thiol:disulfide interchange protein, with translation MRKRVLLLLPIAVFAVLVGAFVWGLAPDRDPRRVPSAMVDKPAPDFDLPSVTGLEIPGLKTGDLNGQVTLVNFFASWCIPCRVEHPLWMDLAAQGELNLVAINYRDKPADAVAWLAELGNPYSRIGADLNARTGIDWGVSGVPETYVIDREGRIRYQHIGPMQLQDYEETIRPLIEDLKP